In Lotus japonicus ecotype B-129 chromosome 5, LjGifu_v1.2, one genomic interval encodes:
- the LOC130717265 gene encoding folylpolyglutamate synthase isoform X2, producing MSSEVLLERKNNVVTNGELQSSKLSSYETAMEKLSSLITRQRRGEKPPVPNKLERMSTYLQILGLEEDINRLNIIHVAGTKGKGSTCIFCEAILRECGFRTGVFTSPHLIDVRERFRIDGIDISEDKFLQHFWDCWKKLEEKATEQLPMPPLFQFLTILAFKIFISEQVDAAIIEVGLGGKEDSTNVIKEPTVCGITSLGMDHTEILGDTLGQIASHKAGIFKPNVPAFTVPQPPEAMDVILERAKELMVPLEVTEPFDFTQLKGLKLHLSGDHQFYNAALSVSLSRCWLQRTGNWEKKFPNDFQDSNLPDEFIRGLSTAHFSGRAQIVYDSSPSSDCSEVVSENCGGELIFYLDGAHSPESMEACGKWFSNVVRGYKIPSHSSVGVENNTVGSSENGHILHERKTFGQFDNSFRRILLFNCLDVRDPCILLPRLVNICASSGIHFSRALFVPSMSKYTKVTSGASVIPSDLGGIDLSWQFNLQRVWEKIMHGKAVTPSLENDFKISSKETLPPHEFLYDNVSNGFPSHNYSARSAVIPSLPLTIRWLRDCVKEHPSIRLQVLVTGSLHLVGDVLKLLKR from the exons ATGTCATCTGAAGTTTTGTTGGAAAGGAAAAACAATGTTGTCaccaatggagaattgcaaAGTTCAAAATTGTCTTCGTATGAAACTGCCATGGAAAAACTTTCATCTCTTATTACTCGTCAAAGGCGTGGGGAGAAGCCACCAGTTCCTAACAAGTTAGAAAGGATGTCGACGTATCTTCAG ATACTAGGTTTGGAAGAAGATATAAATAGGCTCAACATTATTCATGTGGCAGGCACAAAGGGGAAG GGTTCAACATGCATATTCTGTGAGGCAATATTAAGGGAGTGTGGCTTTCGCACTGGAGTTTTCACATCCCCTCACCTAATTGACGTGCGTGAACGGTTTCGTATAGATGG GATTGACATATCAGAAGATAAATTTTTGCAGCATTTCTGGGATTGTTGGAAGAAACTGGAG GAAAAAGCAACAGAGCAGCTTCCAATGCCTCCATTGTTTCAGTTTCTTACTATATTGGCCTTCAAAATATTTATATCTGAACAG GTTGATGCGGCCATTATAGAAGTTGGTCTTGGAGGCAAAGAAGATTCAACAAATGTG ATTAAAGAACCTACTGTGTGCGGCATTACTTCTTTGGGGATGGATCATACTGAGATATTAG GAGATACTCTTGGACAAATAGCTTCACACAAGGCAGGAATTTTTAAG CCTAATGTTCCTGCCTTCACAGTACCCCAACCTCCTGAAGCAATGGATGTTATCCTTGAAAGGGCCAAAGAACTCATG GTTCCACTAGAAGTGACTGAACCTTTTGATTTTACACAATTGAAGGGATTAAAGCTTCATTTGTCCGGTGATCACCAATTCTATAATGCTGCTCTTTCAGTCTCCCTTTCTAGATGCTGGCTTCAGAGAACAGGAAACTGGGAAAAAAAGTTTCCAAAT GATTTTCAGGATTCTAATTTGCCAGATGAATTTATTAGAGGCCTTTCAACTGCCCATTTTTCTGGGAGGGCTCAGATTGTTTATGACTCTTCTCCAAGTTCTGACTGCTCAGAAGTTGTTTCTGAAAATTGTGGTGGCGAGTTGATATTTTATTTGGATGGAGCTCACAGTCCCGAGAGCATGGAGGCTTGTGGAAAGTGGTTCTCTAATGTCGTTAGAGGGTATAAGATTCCATCACATTCGTCTGTTGGTGTAGAAAATAATACTGTTGGATCTTCAGAAAATGGTCACATCCTCCATGAAAGGAAGACCTTCGGGCAGTTTGACAATTCTTTTAGGCGG ATTCTTCTATTCAATTGCTTAGATGTGAGAGATCCTTGCATTTTGCTTCCGCGGCTAGTGAACATCTGTGCTTCTTCAG GTATTCATTTCTCAAGAGCACTTTTTGTCCCGAGTATGTCAAAATATACTAAGGTTACTTCTGGTGCGTCAGTCATCCCCTCTGATCTCGGGGGCATAGACCTATCGTGGCAATTCAACCTGCAAAGAGTTTGGGAGAAGATTATGCACGGGAAAG CAGTTACCCCTTCACTTGAAAACGATTTCAAGATAAGTAGCAAGGAAACCTTACCACCTCATGAATTTCTTTATGATAACGTTTCAAATGGCTTCCCTTCCCATAACTATTCTGCACGCAGTGCAGTAATACCTTCGTTGCCATTAACAATAAGATGGTTAAGAGACTGTGTCAAAGAACACCCATCCATAAGACTTCAG GTACTTGTCACTGGATCTCTGCATCTAGTTGGAGATGTCCTAAAGCTCTTGAAAAGATGA
- the LOC130717265 gene encoding folylpolyglutamate synthase isoform X3, with product MGLTYQKINFCSISGIVGRNWRKKQQSSFQCLHCFSFLLYWPSKYLYLNRNPCSTFAFHMLHLLVDAAIIEVGLGGKEDSTNVIKEPTVCGITSLGMDHTEILGDTLGQIASHKAGIFKPNVPAFTVPQPPEAMDVILERAKELMVPLEVTEPFDFTQLKGLKLHLSGDHQFYNAALSVSLSRCWLQRTGNWEKKFPNDFQDSNLPDEFIRGLSTAHFSGRAQIVYDSSPSSDCSEVVSENCGGELIFYLDGAHSPESMEACGKWFSNVVRGYKIPSHSSVGVENNTVGSSENGHILHERKTFGQFDNSFRRILLFNCLDVRDPCILLPRLVNICASSGIHFSRALFVPSMSKYTKVTSGASVIPSDLGGIDLSWQFNLQRVWEKIMHGKAVTPSLENDFKISSKETLPPHEFLYDNVSNGFPSHNYSARSAVIPSLPLTIRWLRDCVKEHPSIRLQVLVTGSLHLVGDVLKLLKR from the exons ATGG GATTGACATATCAGAAGATAAATTTTTGCAGCATTTCTGGGATTGTTGGAAGAAACTGGAG GAAAAAGCAACAGAGCAGCTTCCAATGCCTCCATTGTTTCAGTTTCTTACTATATTGGCCTTCAAAATATTTATATCTGAACAG GAATCCTTGCTCAACCTTTGCTTTTCATATGTTGCACCTTTTA GTTGATGCGGCCATTATAGAAGTTGGTCTTGGAGGCAAAGAAGATTCAACAAATGTG ATTAAAGAACCTACTGTGTGCGGCATTACTTCTTTGGGGATGGATCATACTGAGATATTAG GAGATACTCTTGGACAAATAGCTTCACACAAGGCAGGAATTTTTAAG CCTAATGTTCCTGCCTTCACAGTACCCCAACCTCCTGAAGCAATGGATGTTATCCTTGAAAGGGCCAAAGAACTCATG GTTCCACTAGAAGTGACTGAACCTTTTGATTTTACACAATTGAAGGGATTAAAGCTTCATTTGTCCGGTGATCACCAATTCTATAATGCTGCTCTTTCAGTCTCCCTTTCTAGATGCTGGCTTCAGAGAACAGGAAACTGGGAAAAAAAGTTTCCAAAT GATTTTCAGGATTCTAATTTGCCAGATGAATTTATTAGAGGCCTTTCAACTGCCCATTTTTCTGGGAGGGCTCAGATTGTTTATGACTCTTCTCCAAGTTCTGACTGCTCAGAAGTTGTTTCTGAAAATTGTGGTGGCGAGTTGATATTTTATTTGGATGGAGCTCACAGTCCCGAGAGCATGGAGGCTTGTGGAAAGTGGTTCTCTAATGTCGTTAGAGGGTATAAGATTCCATCACATTCGTCTGTTGGTGTAGAAAATAATACTGTTGGATCTTCAGAAAATGGTCACATCCTCCATGAAAGGAAGACCTTCGGGCAGTTTGACAATTCTTTTAGGCGG ATTCTTCTATTCAATTGCTTAGATGTGAGAGATCCTTGCATTTTGCTTCCGCGGCTAGTGAACATCTGTGCTTCTTCAG GTATTCATTTCTCAAGAGCACTTTTTGTCCCGAGTATGTCAAAATATACTAAGGTTACTTCTGGTGCGTCAGTCATCCCCTCTGATCTCGGGGGCATAGACCTATCGTGGCAATTCAACCTGCAAAGAGTTTGGGAGAAGATTATGCACGGGAAAG CAGTTACCCCTTCACTTGAAAACGATTTCAAGATAAGTAGCAAGGAAACCTTACCACCTCATGAATTTCTTTATGATAACGTTTCAAATGGCTTCCCTTCCCATAACTATTCTGCACGCAGTGCAGTAATACCTTCGTTGCCATTAACAATAAGATGGTTAAGAGACTGTGTCAAAGAACACCCATCCATAAGACTTCAG GTACTTGTCACTGGATCTCTGCATCTAGTTGGAGATGTCCTAAAGCTCTTGAAAAGATGA
- the LOC130717265 gene encoding folylpolyglutamate synthase isoform X1, which produces MKSITKTKWSSTRLPAFETIHNVTGQRFVYKMSSEVLLERKNNVVTNGELQSSKLSSYETAMEKLSSLITRQRRGEKPPVPNKLERMSTYLQILGLEEDINRLNIIHVAGTKGKGSTCIFCEAILRECGFRTGVFTSPHLIDVRERFRIDGIDISEDKFLQHFWDCWKKLEEKATEQLPMPPLFQFLTILAFKIFISEQVDAAIIEVGLGGKEDSTNVIKEPTVCGITSLGMDHTEILGDTLGQIASHKAGIFKPNVPAFTVPQPPEAMDVILERAKELMVPLEVTEPFDFTQLKGLKLHLSGDHQFYNAALSVSLSRCWLQRTGNWEKKFPNDFQDSNLPDEFIRGLSTAHFSGRAQIVYDSSPSSDCSEVVSENCGGELIFYLDGAHSPESMEACGKWFSNVVRGYKIPSHSSVGVENNTVGSSENGHILHERKTFGQFDNSFRRILLFNCLDVRDPCILLPRLVNICASSGIHFSRALFVPSMSKYTKVTSGASVIPSDLGGIDLSWQFNLQRVWEKIMHGKAVTPSLENDFKISSKETLPPHEFLYDNVSNGFPSHNYSARSAVIPSLPLTIRWLRDCVKEHPSIRLQVLVTGSLHLVGDVLKLLKR; this is translated from the exons ATGAAATCCATCACCAAAACAAAATGGAGTTCTACTCGTTTACCTGCATTTGAAACCATACATAATGTCACTGGACAAA GATTTGTATATAAGATGTCATCTGAAGTTTTGTTGGAAAGGAAAAACAATGTTGTCaccaatggagaattgcaaAGTTCAAAATTGTCTTCGTATGAAACTGCCATGGAAAAACTTTCATCTCTTATTACTCGTCAAAGGCGTGGGGAGAAGCCACCAGTTCCTAACAAGTTAGAAAGGATGTCGACGTATCTTCAG ATACTAGGTTTGGAAGAAGATATAAATAGGCTCAACATTATTCATGTGGCAGGCACAAAGGGGAAG GGTTCAACATGCATATTCTGTGAGGCAATATTAAGGGAGTGTGGCTTTCGCACTGGAGTTTTCACATCCCCTCACCTAATTGACGTGCGTGAACGGTTTCGTATAGATGG GATTGACATATCAGAAGATAAATTTTTGCAGCATTTCTGGGATTGTTGGAAGAAACTGGAG GAAAAAGCAACAGAGCAGCTTCCAATGCCTCCATTGTTTCAGTTTCTTACTATATTGGCCTTCAAAATATTTATATCTGAACAG GTTGATGCGGCCATTATAGAAGTTGGTCTTGGAGGCAAAGAAGATTCAACAAATGTG ATTAAAGAACCTACTGTGTGCGGCATTACTTCTTTGGGGATGGATCATACTGAGATATTAG GAGATACTCTTGGACAAATAGCTTCACACAAGGCAGGAATTTTTAAG CCTAATGTTCCTGCCTTCACAGTACCCCAACCTCCTGAAGCAATGGATGTTATCCTTGAAAGGGCCAAAGAACTCATG GTTCCACTAGAAGTGACTGAACCTTTTGATTTTACACAATTGAAGGGATTAAAGCTTCATTTGTCCGGTGATCACCAATTCTATAATGCTGCTCTTTCAGTCTCCCTTTCTAGATGCTGGCTTCAGAGAACAGGAAACTGGGAAAAAAAGTTTCCAAAT GATTTTCAGGATTCTAATTTGCCAGATGAATTTATTAGAGGCCTTTCAACTGCCCATTTTTCTGGGAGGGCTCAGATTGTTTATGACTCTTCTCCAAGTTCTGACTGCTCAGAAGTTGTTTCTGAAAATTGTGGTGGCGAGTTGATATTTTATTTGGATGGAGCTCACAGTCCCGAGAGCATGGAGGCTTGTGGAAAGTGGTTCTCTAATGTCGTTAGAGGGTATAAGATTCCATCACATTCGTCTGTTGGTGTAGAAAATAATACTGTTGGATCTTCAGAAAATGGTCACATCCTCCATGAAAGGAAGACCTTCGGGCAGTTTGACAATTCTTTTAGGCGG ATTCTTCTATTCAATTGCTTAGATGTGAGAGATCCTTGCATTTTGCTTCCGCGGCTAGTGAACATCTGTGCTTCTTCAG GTATTCATTTCTCAAGAGCACTTTTTGTCCCGAGTATGTCAAAATATACTAAGGTTACTTCTGGTGCGTCAGTCATCCCCTCTGATCTCGGGGGCATAGACCTATCGTGGCAATTCAACCTGCAAAGAGTTTGGGAGAAGATTATGCACGGGAAAG CAGTTACCCCTTCACTTGAAAACGATTTCAAGATAAGTAGCAAGGAAACCTTACCACCTCATGAATTTCTTTATGATAACGTTTCAAATGGCTTCCCTTCCCATAACTATTCTGCACGCAGTGCAGTAATACCTTCGTTGCCATTAACAATAAGATGGTTAAGAGACTGTGTCAAAGAACACCCATCCATAAGACTTCAG GTACTTGTCACTGGATCTCTGCATCTAGTTGGAGATGTCCTAAAGCTCTTGAAAAGATGA